The following are from one region of the Francisella opportunistica genome:
- a CDS encoding ATP-dependent DNA helicase: MQKSFLSSEKILYLSNGQKIVLNGQQLEAVIRIKGFLKSEDRYFLLSGFAGTGKTTVVKKILDEYSEKAIVSAPTRKAKAIISQVTAIQGYTIHSLLGLQPDVNIEDFNPNDPVFGQIKKATIQNYNLVVIDEASMINAALFELIDSEVNKSLVTKVLFLGDQAQIPPVGGQLSPIFKLKNSYELTQLMRQASDNPLAPLSQQLRQVTDELPEFLIKKETLLSESAEGILFVNSKLEFREQLIDVFGSIYAKTDPNYAKLIAWRNKTVMQSNRLIRDLVFGENVRLIEKGDILTGYRAIKANSKEAFLINNCVDYKVVDVSQRQKNASGLYGYIVRILEKAKIFKGFDEKDIFVIDSQDEANLHDYAEIHDGLLAIARSDKLWNTYYEFRKNNLLLIDIDKYRDGRPRSKNNLIKKDLDYGFAVTVHKAQGSTYNKVFVLLKDIELNTNISERNQILYVALTRAKKLSIVL; encoded by the coding sequence ATGCAAAAAAGTTTTCTTTCTTCAGAAAAAATCCTTTATTTGTCTAATGGTCAAAAGATAGTTCTTAATGGGCAGCAATTAGAAGCGGTAATTCGGATTAAAGGTTTTCTTAAAAGTGAAGATCGTTATTTTTTATTATCAGGCTTTGCTGGTACCGGCAAGACTACTGTGGTAAAAAAAATTCTAGATGAGTATTCTGAAAAAGCTATAGTATCTGCTCCTACACGTAAAGCTAAAGCTATTATATCTCAAGTAACAGCGATACAAGGCTATACTATCCATTCATTGCTAGGTTTACAACCGGATGTAAATATTGAAGATTTTAATCCAAATGATCCTGTCTTTGGCCAAATCAAAAAAGCGACTATCCAAAACTACAATCTTGTCGTTATAGATGAAGCAAGTATGATAAATGCGGCGCTTTTTGAACTTATTGATTCAGAGGTAAACAAGTCATTAGTAACAAAAGTGTTGTTTTTGGGCGATCAAGCCCAGATACCACCAGTTGGTGGCCAGCTAAGTCCAATCTTTAAGCTTAAAAATAGCTACGAACTAACGCAGTTGATGCGTCAGGCAAGTGATAATCCATTAGCACCATTAAGCCAGCAGCTTCGTCAAGTGACCGATGAGTTACCAGAGTTCTTAATTAAAAAAGAAACTCTTTTAAGTGAATCAGCAGAAGGGATACTTTTTGTAAATTCAAAGTTAGAGTTTCGTGAGCAATTAATCGATGTATTTGGCTCTATTTATGCAAAAACTGATCCAAATTATGCTAAATTGATTGCTTGGCGTAATAAGACTGTGATGCAATCAAATCGCCTTATAAGAGATTTGGTATTTGGTGAGAATGTAAGGCTTATTGAGAAAGGTGATATATTAACAGGTTATCGGGCAATAAAGGCTAATTCAAAAGAAGCTTTTTTAATAAATAACTGTGTAGATTATAAAGTGGTTGATGTATCTCAAAGGCAAAAAAATGCAAGTGGATTATATGGTTATATAGTAAGAATTTTAGAGAAAGCAAAAATATTTAAAGGTTTTGATGAGAAAGATATTTTTGTGATAGATTCTCAAGATGAAGCTAATTTGCATGATTATGCAGAAATACATGATGGCTTATTAGCAATTGCAAGGTCGGATAAATTATGGAATACATATTATGAGTTTCGTAAAAATAATCTGTTGTTAATTGATATCGATAAATATCGTGATGGTAGACCTAGATCTAAAAACAATTTAATTAAAAAAGATCTTGATTATGGTTTTGCTGTTACAGTGCATAAGGCTCAAGGTTCAACCTATAATAAGGTATTTGTGCTACTAAAAGATATTGAGCTAAATACAAATATTAGTGAAAGAAATCAAATCTTGTATGTTGCGTTGACTAGAGCAAAAAAATTATCAATAGTTTTATAA
- the secE gene encoding preprotein translocase subunit SecE, whose product MKKNQGFNNNKVWISGATKTTEAKKISKSSNMLLWLAATAIIVLGVAITMYSDVLGASYSTYNTSLAVIIVLLAVVVARFTNQGRRFWAFFQASRFELAKVVWPTRKETMTISAMVIVVVMIFALIISLFGVIFENFIQYFLG is encoded by the coding sequence GTGAAAAAGAATCAAGGTTTTAATAATAACAAAGTATGGATAAGTGGGGCTACCAAGACCACTGAGGCTAAGAAAATTTCTAAATCAAGTAATATGCTTTTGTGGCTGGCGGCAACAGCTATTATCGTTCTTGGAGTAGCTATTACAATGTATTCTGATGTTTTAGGTGCTAGTTATAGCACTTATAATACATCTTTAGCTGTGATTATTGTATTGCTTGCTGTTGTAGTAGCTAGATTTACAAACCAAGGACGCCGCTTTTGGGCCTTTTTTCAAGCATCAAGATTTGAGTTGGCAAAAGTTGTATGGCCTACACGCAAGGAGACAATGACTATTTCTGCGATGGTGATAGTTGTGGTAATGATTTTTGCACTAATAATATCTTTATTTGGTGTTATATTTGAGAATTTTATTCAGTATTTTCTGGGTTAA
- a CDS encoding transposase: protein MNQLEMISLNDLVPRNHIYRKFVSIWNFKNVAKKLKKFEKDNPYKGYGMLRLFKCLLLQFMEDLSDRELEKYLQENNAAKWFCEFTLLEKTPDHSVFCKFRKNIGTRFISEIFNDLRKQLKQQGFINEVFSFVDASHLIAKANLWKERDKAIKEKYEKLNNEILPKVAIDKQARIGCKGKDKFWYGYKKHTSVDMQSGLINKVAVTPANVTDAKGIKYVCPDGGAIYADKGYCTKYANKTARDNCCDLKAIKKNNMLGKNHDQDSWFSAIRSPYERVFAHQDKRVRYRGVSKNHFAELMKSICFNLKRLVVLDPLNLCLN, encoded by the coding sequence ATGAATCAACTAGAGATGATAAGTCTTAATGACTTAGTACCGAGAAATCATATATATCGTAAGTTTGTATCGATTTGGAATTTTAAAAATGTTGCTAAGAAATTAAAGAAGTTTGAAAAAGATAACCCTTATAAAGGTTATGGAATGCTACGTTTATTTAAATGTTTACTATTACAATTTATGGAAGATCTTAGCGATAGAGAATTAGAGAAATATCTACAAGAGAATAACGCAGCAAAATGGTTTTGTGAATTTACATTATTAGAAAAAACTCCCGATCATAGTGTATTTTGTAAATTTAGAAAGAATATAGGTACTCGTTTTATATCGGAAATTTTTAATGATTTAAGAAAGCAATTAAAACAACAAGGATTTATCAATGAAGTCTTTAGTTTTGTTGATGCTAGTCACTTAATAGCTAAAGCTAATCTTTGGAAAGAAAGAGATAAAGCTATCAAAGAGAAATATGAAAAGTTAAATAATGAAATACTTCCTAAAGTAGCTATAGATAAGCAAGCACGTATAGGCTGTAAAGGTAAAGATAAATTTTGGTATGGTTATAAGAAACATACTAGTGTAGATATGCAGAGTGGACTGATTAATAAAGTAGCTGTGACACCTGCCAATGTTACAGACGCAAAGGGTATAAAATATGTTTGCCCTGATGGTGGTGCGATTTATGCTGATAAGGGATACTGTACAAAATATGCTAACAAAACTGCCAGGGATAACTGTTGTGACCTTAAAGCTATAAAGAAGAATAATATGCTTGGTAAAAATCATGATCAAGACAGTTGGTTTAGTGCTATACGTTCACCTTATGAAAGAGTGTTTGCTCATCAGGATAAACGTGTTAGATATAGAGGAGTTTCAAAAAATCACTTTGCTGAACTGATGAAATCTATTTGCTTCAATCTTAAGCGACTTGTAGTGCTTGACCCACTCAATTTGTGCTTGAACTAG
- the tuf gene encoding elongation factor Tu, with amino-acid sequence MAKEKFERSKPHVNVGTIGHVDHGKTTLTAAITKVMAEKNGGSARNFDEIDSAPEEKARGITINTSHVEYESPNRHYAHVDCPGHADYVKNMITGAAQMDGAILVCSAADGPMPQTREHILLSRQVGVPKIVVFLNKCDMVDDEELLELVEMEVRELLDQYEFPGDDTPVIMGSALKAIEGDEAYVEKIVELVQAMDDYIPAPERDTEKPFILPIEDVFSISGRGTVVTGRIERGIVNVGDEVEVVGMRPTQKTTVTGVEMFRKLLDRGEAGDNVGILVRGLKRDDVERGQVLCKPGSITPHTKFEAEVYVLSKEEGGRHTPFFKGYRPQFYFRTTDVTGAVELPEGVEMVMPGDNIKMTVTLIASIAMEEGLRFAIREGGRTVGAGVVSKIIE; translated from the coding sequence ATGGCTAAAGAAAAATTCGAGCGTTCGAAGCCGCACGTAAACGTAGGTACAATCGGTCACGTTGACCATGGTAAGACTACTCTTACAGCAGCTATTACAAAGGTTATGGCTGAGAAAAATGGTGGTTCAGCGCGTAACTTTGATGAGATTGATAGTGCCCCAGAAGAAAAAGCGCGTGGTATTACTATTAATACTTCTCACGTAGAATATGAGTCGCCTAATAGACACTATGCTCACGTTGACTGCCCAGGACACGCGGATTATGTTAAGAATATGATTACTGGTGCTGCTCAGATGGACGGCGCTATTCTAGTATGTTCTGCTGCGGATGGTCCTATGCCACAAACTCGTGAGCACATTCTACTTTCTCGTCAGGTTGGTGTACCAAAGATCGTTGTTTTCTTAAACAAGTGTGACATGGTTGATGATGAAGAGTTATTGGAGCTAGTTGAGATGGAAGTTCGTGAGCTTCTTGATCAATATGAGTTCCCAGGTGATGACACTCCAGTTATTATGGGTTCAGCTCTTAAGGCTATCGAAGGCGATGAGGCTTATGTTGAAAAGATCGTTGAACTAGTTCAAGCTATGGATGACTACATCCCAGCTCCTGAGCGTGACACAGAGAAGCCGTTTATTCTTCCAATCGAAGATGTATTCTCAATCTCAGGACGTGGTACAGTTGTAACAGGTCGTATTGAGCGTGGTATCGTTAACGTTGGTGATGAAGTTGAAGTTGTTGGTATGCGCCCAACTCAAAAAACTACAGTAACTGGTGTTGAGATGTTTCGTAAGCTTCTAGATAGAGGTGAGGCTGGTGATAACGTTGGTATCCTGGTTCGTGGTCTTAAGAGAGACGACGTTGAGCGTGGACAAGTATTATGTAAGCCAGGTTCAATCACTCCGCATACTAAGTTTGAAGCTGAAGTGTATGTTCTATCAAAAGAAGAGGGTGGTAGACATACTCCTTTCTTCAAAGGATATAGACCTCAATTCTACTTCCGTACTACAGATGTAACTGGAGCTGTTGAGCTACCAGAAGGTGTAGAGATGGTGATGCCTGGTGATAACATTAAGATGACTGTTACACTAATCGCTTCTATCGCGATGGAAGAAGGTCTACGTTTCGCTATCCGTGAAGGTGGTAGAACAGTAGGCGCTGGTGTTGTATCTAAAATTATTGAGTAA
- a CDS encoding mechanosensitive ion channel domain-containing protein, with the protein MFDQVSNSDSFFINLFVAVVILAVGLWASKYIKTFVYGLLKEYDKTVSQFLARLVYTIFLVLVIVISLAKLGVPISPVTGVLTGIVFGISMSLKTSYNTIASGFMLAFSKPFEVGEKVDLGGVKGTVKSIGFLYTKLDDEDGNEVVISNNLIMSKVIIRFTQADK; encoded by the coding sequence ATGTTTGATCAGGTAAGTAATAGTGATTCATTTTTTATCAATCTTTTCGTCGCAGTTGTGATTTTAGCTGTTGGTCTCTGGGCATCTAAATATATAAAAACTTTTGTGTATGGCTTGTTGAAAGAATATGATAAAACTGTATCACAATTTTTAGCTAGACTAGTTTATACAATATTTTTAGTACTTGTGATTGTGATTTCCTTAGCAAAATTAGGAGTACCAATATCGCCTGTGACAGGTGTTCTAACTGGTATAGTTTTTGGTATCTCAATGTCCCTAAAGACATCTTATAATACGATTGCCTCTGGTTTTATGTTGGCATTTAGTAAGCCTTTTGAGGTTGGCGAAAAGGTTGATTTAGGTGGTGTTAAAGGTACTGTCAAATCAATTGGTTTTTTATATACTAAGCTTGATGATGAAGATGGTAATGAAGTCGTAATCTCAAATAATCTTATTATGTCTAAAGTAATTATTAGGTTCACTCAAGCAGATAAGTAA
- a CDS encoding MIP/aquaporin family protein, with protein sequence MLAACIAEVIGTMLLILLGNGVVAGVVLNKSKAHNGGWIVITFAWGLAVFIGVLVAGPISGAHMNPAVTLALALAGKFSWTWVLPFIISQIIGAMIGQLLVWIMYYPHYSVTDNSELKLATCCTSPAIKHLPSNFASEVVGTFVLVLAILTMHGVVVQVGNHNIITAYPIDMGALGGIPVAFVVVVIGMSLGGTTGYAINPARDFGPRLFHAIMPIQGKGSSQWSYAWVPIIGPVVGSAIATAFYLLLKTKGVF encoded by the coding sequence ATGTTAGCAGCATGTATCGCAGAAGTAATAGGCACAATGCTACTTATCCTATTGGGTAATGGTGTTGTTGCTGGGGTGGTTTTGAATAAGTCAAAAGCACATAATGGCGGCTGGATAGTTATTACATTCGCTTGGGGCCTTGCTGTTTTTATTGGCGTGTTAGTTGCTGGGCCTATTAGTGGCGCCCATATGAATCCTGCTGTGACATTAGCTTTAGCTCTTGCAGGTAAGTTCTCATGGACTTGGGTGTTACCATTTATTATAAGTCAGATTATAGGGGCTATGATTGGTCAACTATTAGTGTGGATTATGTATTATCCTCATTATTCAGTTACTGATAATTCTGAGCTAAAACTAGCAACTTGCTGCACATCACCAGCAATTAAGCATTTACCATCAAATTTTGCCAGTGAAGTAGTTGGGACATTTGTTCTAGTCTTAGCTATTTTAACTATGCATGGTGTTGTTGTTCAAGTTGGTAATCATAATATAATTACAGCTTATCCAATTGATATGGGTGCTTTAGGTGGTATTCCCGTGGCATTTGTGGTTGTTGTAATTGGGATGTCTTTGGGTGGAACTACAGGTTATGCAATCAATCCAGCTAGGGATTTTGGTCCAAGACTGTTTCATGCTATTATGCCAATACAAGGTAAAGGTTCTTCACAGTGGAGTTATGCGTGGGTGCCGATAATTGGTCCTGTGGTTGGAAGTGCGATTGCTACAGCTTTTTATTTATTGTTAAAGACAAAAGGGGTTTTCTAA